In Candidatus Eisenbacteria bacterium, the following are encoded in one genomic region:
- a CDS encoding NYN domain-containing protein, translated as MTRSVRVMVFYDGAFFRAGQLFFRYKEKRGWFSLPALHETLERYVSEKIKAADAITKIVAAHYYDGRMTTNVAAADQLEKERDFEMALMAAGIVTHFLPAKETAKGSGQDLTYSIAQKGVDVQFAVDVLDHAHQDRYDVAVLITGDEDFLPLVRRVISLGKHVLVAYFDIDPWQDDRSVRHKPTKASRALVDGSSWALNFNAFARDPEQEGELRHLFFMPKQG; from the coding sequence ATGACACGCTCGGTTCGGGTCATGGTGTTCTACGACGGGGCGTTCTTCCGCGCGGGGCAGCTCTTCTTCAGATACAAGGAGAAGCGCGGATGGTTCAGCCTCCCGGCGCTTCACGAGACGCTTGAACGGTATGTCTCCGAGAAGATCAAGGCCGCCGATGCGATCACGAAGATCGTGGCGGCGCACTACTATGACGGCAGGATGACCACGAACGTCGCGGCCGCGGATCAGCTCGAGAAGGAGCGGGATTTCGAGATGGCTCTCATGGCCGCGGGGATCGTCACCCACTTCCTGCCCGCCAAGGAAACGGCCAAGGGTTCCGGGCAGGATCTCACTTACTCGATCGCCCAGAAGGGGGTCGATGTCCAGTTCGCCGTCGACGTCCTCGACCATGCCCATCAGGACCGCTACGACGTGGCCGTGCTCATCACCGGCGACGAGGACTTCCTGCCCCTTGTCCGCCGGGTGATCTCGCTGGGAAAGCATGTCCTCGTCGCCTACTTCGACATCGATCCCTGGCAGGACGACAGGAGCGTGCGCCACAAGCCCACCAAGGCGTCCCGGGCACTCGTTGACGGCTCAAGCTGGGCGTTGAACTTCAACGCCTTCGCGCGGGATCCGGAACAAGAGGGAGAGCTTCGGCACCTCTTCTTCATGCCGAAGCAGGGCTAG